Proteins co-encoded in one Chaetodon auriga isolate fChaAug3 chromosome 9, fChaAug3.hap1, whole genome shotgun sequence genomic window:
- the gm2a gene encoding ganglioside GM2 activator, protein MEKMSILAVTLSLVAVVTQVNCSSSTWKRVTAAQILGFDWKNCGQPDAPAVLKTLTVSPDPISIPGELTASASGSTSVELSAPLSLNVTLEKEVAGFWVKVPCVEELGSCHYPDACNVLDQLIPPGQDCPEPLHTYGLPCHCPFKAGSYSLPQSDFYLPNVDLPYWLTNGNYRVQGVLGSEDKELGCVKIALSLHSS, encoded by the exons atggaGAAAATGTCCATTTTGGCGGTAACTCTGAGCCTGGTTGCAGTTGTAACTCAGGtaaactgcagctcctccacatgGAAGAGGGTCACCGCGGCGCAG ATTCTGGGTTTCGACTGGAAGAACTGTGGGCAGCCGGACGCTCCAGCTGTCCTGAAGACCCTGACCGTGTCTCCAGACCCGATCTCCATCCCGGGAGAACTGACGGCCTCCGCCTCTGGATCCACGTCCGTTGAGCTGAGTGCCCCCCTGTCT CTGAACGTGACCCTGGAGAAGGAGGTGGCAGGTTTCTGGGTGAAGGTCCCCTGTGTGGAGGAGCTGGGCAGTTGTCACTATCCGGACGCTTGTAATGTTCTGGACCAGCTGATCCCTCCGGGTCAGGACTGTCCTGAACCGCTGCACACCTACGGGCTGCCCTGCCACTGCCCCTTCAAAGCT ggCTCGTACTCTCTGCCTCAGTCCGACTTCTACCTGCCCAACGTGGATCTGCCCTATTGGCTGACCAACGGGAACTACCGCGTGCAGGGCGTCCTGGGCAGCGAGGACAAAGAGCTGGGCTGCGTCAAGATCGCTCTGTCGCTTCACTCCAGCTAA
- the shtn3 gene encoding shootin-1, which yields MLPCSSSAQMEGCGEERDAHMQTECNRLTEERDEAERQLKHIKRVSQMVIEEVSVLQTQLEIEKSCRENAEALATKLNCENRKLKYLSLSSRPCLDELLPSISDCIALEADSDADAADGSPDTFMQYQQQVKELRETVNSLLEEKKNFVCQIHEQQRRIEELTSQSEKDQAEMKELRDTVAQQTKTIKRFNRVSTMAAQEYDGMKEQLDLEQSLRVKAETFAHEMLVKQKEANRQSMLLLQSAEPSIQLLKALEDVAAVTKTLEEERLQHQQKVESLEAQLEQSSVKKQLEALQRQQELLEVEKKEVEGRLEKAEKKNEELESRVLELQEETQKKTAMTTSTGPPPPEPGVAPPPAPPPQPPPPPPPPPPPPPPPPPSRCNPLSSLIAIMRKSSKGSKASVKAEQPPAAEGVDDVKVKAVNEMMERIKHGVVLRPVKSQESKRAAVKPPPICEEKQQESAMEELKGILETVKRSPSRGSQESGPSPPGKKDSELEVILRRRRNKAGEAGSGDEREGQMSHVSSSDSLNGRRTSSDSGKDPEGPGGLSVPSDSAGPRVSPERRGSGPGPVVARRKSSDTGKGPRVGSWQERRSCSSLSEKETAASPVSNGCINSVGEDDPDANEKCVQSNGVQPGEDGGVCAGPVNGSTDAEC from the exons ATGCTTCCCTGCTCATCATCCGCGCAGATGGAGGGCTGCGGGGAGGAGAGAGACGCGCACATGCAAACAGAG tgcAACAGACTGACGGAGGAGAGAGACGAGGCGGAGCGACAACTCAAACACATCAAGAGAG TGTCTCAGATGGTGATTGAGGAGGTGAGCGTCTTGCAGACTCAGCTGGAGATCGAGAAGTCGTGCCGAGAGAATGCAGAGGCCCTGGCCACaaag CTCAACTGTGAGAACAGGAAGTTGAAGTACCTGAGCCTGTCGTCTCGTCCCTGTTTGGACGAGCTGCTTCCCAGCATCTCCGACTGCATCGCACTGGAGGCGGACTCGGACGCAGATGCCGCAGACGGAAGTCCTGACACCTTCATGCAGTACCAACAACAGGTTAAAG AGCTGAGGGAGACTGTCAACAGTTTattggaggagaagaagaacttCGTGTGTCAGATTCATGAGCAGCAGCGGCGGATAGAGGAGCTGACTTCACAG TCGGAGAAAGATCAGGCCGAGATGAAGGAGCTCCGTGACACTGTTGCACAACAAACCAAAACCATCAAGAGATTCAACAGAG TCTCCACGATGGCGGCTCAGGAGTACGACGGGatgaaggagcagctggacTTGGAGCAGAGCTTAAGAGTCAAAGCTGAGACTTTCGCACACGAG ATGCTGGTGAAGCAGAAGGAGGCCAACAGGCAGAGTATGCTCCTGCTGCAGAGTGCTGAGCCCAGCATTCAGCTTCTGAAAGCTCTGGAGGACGTCGCTGCCGTCACTAAAACCCTGGAGGAGGAGcgtctgcagcatcagcagaag gtggagaGCCTGGAGGCCCAGCTGGAGCAGAGCTCTGtgaagaagcagctggaggctctgcagaggcagcaggagctgctggaggtggagaagaaggaggtggagggacgACTCgagaaggcagagaagaagaacgaggagctggagagcagag TCCtcgagctgcaggaggagaccCAGAAAAAGACCGCCATGACGACCAGCACAGGACCCCCTCCCCCCGAACCTGGGGTCGCCCCACCTCCGGCCCCTCCCCCACAGccgccccctccccctcctcctccacctccaccccctcctccgcctcccccCTCGAGATGCAACCCCCTCAG CTCGCTGATAGCCATCATGAGGAAGTCTTCAAAAGGCTCGAAAGCCTCCGTGAAGGCAGAGCAGCCTCCAG CTGCTGAAGGTGTGGATGACGTGAAGGTGAAGGCGGtgaatgaaatgatggaaaGGATCAAACATGGCGTCGTCCTGCGGCCGGTCAAGAGTCAGGAGAGCAAG AGAGCCGCAGTAAAA cCGCCTCCAATCtgtgaggagaaacagcaggagAGCGCGATGGAAGAACTGAAAGGCATCCTG GAGACGGTGAAGCGGAGCCCCAGCCGAGGCTCTCAGGAGTCGGGGCCGTCGCCGCCTGGGAAGAAGGACAGCGAGCTGGAGGTCATCCTGAGACGCCGACGCAACAAGGCGGGAGAAGCTGGCTCCGGAG atGAGCGGGAGGGTCAGATGAGCCACGTCTCCTCCTCAGACAGCCTGAACGGGAGGCGCACCAGCAGCGACTCGGGCAAGGACCCGGAGGGGCCGGGGGGGCTGAGCGTCCCCTCAGACTCCGCGGGACCCAGGGTCAGCCCAGAGAGACGGGGGTCGGGACCGGGGCCCGTGGTGGCCAGGAGGAAGAGCTCCGACACAGGCAAAGGGCCCCGAGTGGGCTCCTGGCAGGAGAGGAGGTCCTGCAGCTCCCTGTCTGAGAAAGAAACCGCAGCGTCTCCGGTCAGCAACGGCTGCATCAACAG TGTCGGGGAGGACGATCCAGACGCAAATGAGAAGTGCGTCCAGTCAAACGGAGTCCAACCTGGCGAGGACGGCGGCGTCTGCGCCGGCCCGGTCAACGGCAGCACCGACGCCGAGTGCTAG